One part of the Bdellovibrio sp. KM01 genome encodes these proteins:
- a CDS encoding L,D-transpeptidase, with amino-acid sequence MKTSHHVTCFSLSLMLLVGNYAKAEVSTYIDDDRIPNMLEHIDPFDPNVEQILDQYDKIYEQETGKPAHINTLMDDILGPFGGCSRNACSVWAQVVKSSQRMYLYVNGSLRGSWAVSTGMKGYGTPNFDRHPDGRIYDRYTSTKYPEGDYNGLGNMPYAVFITGGYALHGTPRGNWPKLGTPASHGCIRMHPDNGYTFNRLVRSYGISRVWITVQ; translated from the coding sequence ATGAAAACAAGCCATCACGTAACATGTTTCAGCCTTTCGCTTATGCTGCTCGTGGGGAATTATGCGAAGGCTGAAGTTTCCACATACATTGACGATGACCGCATTCCTAACATGCTCGAACATATCGACCCCTTCGATCCCAATGTAGAGCAGATCCTTGATCAGTACGATAAAATCTATGAACAAGAAACCGGCAAGCCTGCTCACATCAATACATTGATGGATGACATCCTTGGACCTTTCGGTGGTTGCAGCCGCAATGCATGCTCCGTCTGGGCTCAGGTGGTAAAAAGTTCTCAGCGCATGTACTTGTATGTGAACGGAAGTTTACGCGGCTCCTGGGCGGTTTCCACTGGCATGAAAGGTTATGGCACACCTAATTTTGATCGACATCCCGATGGTCGTATCTATGACCGATATACTTCTACGAAATATCCAGAGGGAGACTATAATGGCTTAGGCAACATGCCTTATGCTGTCTTTATCACTGGAGGTTACGCCCTCCATGGAACTCCACGAGGTAATTGGCCGAAACTGGGAACTCCAGCGTCGCATGGTTGTATACGCATGCACCCTGATAATGGATACACCTTCAACCGCCTGGTAAGATCTTACGGAATCAGTAGGGTTTGGATCACGGTACAGTAA